The sequence below is a genomic window from Streptomyces sp. NBC_00582.
CGATGGCGAGGTCGGAGTGGCCGCTGGCCAACGGGGCGACGAGGGGCAGCAGCCCGTCAAGGCCGGTGGACAGGTCGACGTCCATGTAGACGACGATGTCTGCCTCACTCGCGCCCCACACGGTGCGCAGGGCGAGCCCGCGCCCCTTGCGGTCGAGGTGGACCACGCTCACCCCGGACAACTCGGCGGCCAGCGCGCGGGCCACCTCCAGGGTGCGGTCGGTGCTGGCGTTGTTCGCGACGGTGATGCGCCAAGGGAACGGAAACCGCTCGTGCAGCCGCGCATGCAGGGTGCGCACACAACCCGGCAGGGAATGCTCTTCGTTGTACACGGGGATGACGATCTCGACCGTGCGCAGGGCCGCGTCGAGTGGGCCGGGCCGCGCGGCCGGTTCGAATTCACCGACGGTGCGAGCCCGACTGGACGTCTGGGTCATGGATTCCTCGTTCGTGGGGGGAACGGCGGGAAGCTCCCACACCCGGGCAGGGCCGCACGTCCAGCGCAGGGAGGCGATGACCTCGGCCTCCGGCTCGTCGTACGGAAGTGGGAGCCAGCCGAGAGCATGGCCGCCCCGGCTGGGGGGATCCGGGAAGAAGGCTGGGAACCCGCTGTGAGCCGGGTTAATTTCCGCTTTGCGGACGGCAGTGGCGGAGACCGCCGGCTGATGCCGGTCTGTGCGAGGCAGCCGAGCAGGGTCGCCGCTCCGCCCTCCCTGCGGGGACGGAAGAGCGCGCGACGGCCGAGTACGGCGTTCCCTGCGTGCCGACGCGCGGCGCAACCGGGCTCACGTGTCCAGCGGGACGCCTCGGCTCGCGCGACATCTAATCGGTTTTCCCTGGGTCGGCTGCGTCGTGCGGGCCTGGGACGGCGTCGCGGGCTTGGGGGCTGGGCCTCGAACTGTTCGACGACGTCCTCGGCGCGGGTACGGCCGGTCCGGCTCGCCACGGCCCGGGAACCGCGGTCGCCGCGGCGGTCGACGTGCCCCCCCGGGTCGGGACCGCCGGACGGGACGCCGCGTCTGCCGGCCGAGGGCCGCTGCGACGGCCCCTGCAAACCTCACCGCGCGCCGTCGGGCCAGACGCGTCGCGCGATGTTTGAGATCGGTGCTGGTGATGGCCGGGAGGGTTGCCGGTGCCACGTGGCTGCGGCTGACTGTCACGTGACACACGGTGATTGGAGACGGGACCCATGCCCACACTCGACCGCGAGAGACTGAAGAGTCTGGCCGACCTGTTGCTGGAGTCGATGGCGAAGCGCGACGCCACGCTGCTGCCGCTGGCGCGAACGTATGCCATGACGAAGAACAACGGGCCGTCGTCGCCGGGGATGGCCGACATCTGGCGCACCGTCACCGGCTACAGGGCACCGGCCGACTTCCAGTACGTGATCGACACCCCGGCGCAGCAGGTGTTCGTGACCGCCGAGGTCGACGAGGGCGGCGTGCCCGCTCTCCTGTGGGGGCGGCTGAAGGCCGAGGACGAGCTGATCACCGAGATCGAACTGTACATGTGCCGGTCCAACGGCGACTCGGGGTTCATGTTCGACCCCACCGGGCTGCGCAACATGCCGAAGGAGTGGACAGCCTCCGTCCCCGACGCGCAGAAGGCGTCGCGGGAGCGGCTCACCGAGATCGCCCGGTGCGTCTTCGACCCCGGACTCGGCACCCCGGAGACCTCCCAGGAGGGGTACCTGGTCGAGAACGGCGAGCGCGTCATGGGCGACATCACCGTCGAGAAGATGCGCGAGCTGCTGCCATGGGCGACCAAGGAGATGTTCGCCCGCGTCGAGCGCGAGCACGCGCTGCCCAAGGAGTACGACAAGCCGGGCTACGCCAGTCTGCTCCTGGACAAGTCGAGGCACGCCGAGCTCATCGGCCTCGGCTGCGACCTGATGGCCGACCGCCCGGCAGACGACCACGCCCGCATCCTGGTCGACGAGGTGCAGGGCATCGTCGTCAGCCTCGGCATGGTGCCCGGGCACACGTACCCCAGCTTCTACTGGTGGTACCCCATCCTCGAAACCGCGTTCGTGCCGGAGTCGATGCTGCTGGACAACCAGTCCCGCCGGGAGAACGCGGACAGCGACCCGAGCTTCGACCCCAATGTCGGCCGGGACCCGTCGCTGCCCTACATCCCGCTCAGCAAGCCGGTGCCCGCTGTGCTGAGCACCGCCGAGGTGTACCGCTTCTTCGACGGCAGGATCCAGGGCGAGCACCGGCTCATGCAGATCCAGCCGGCGGGCAGCACCTCACCGTGGACCGTCGGCGAATGACCGTGGAGGAATTCTCTCGATGAGCAACTACACCGTTCCCCGCCGGGTGGTCACCGGCCACACCGCCGACGGGGTGTCGGTCGTCCTGAGCGACGCCCCGGTGCCGGTCACCCGGGAGATCCCGGAGGACGGCGTCGCCTTCCACGAGGTCTGGAACACCGAGGGCGCGCCCGCGAGGATCACCGGGGTCGAGCCGGACGAGCCGACCGAGCGCCCCCTGGCGGTACCTCCCCCGCGGCACGGCACCAAGATCCGCGTCAACGAGTTCGCGCCGGGCTTTCTCGACGAGGCGGGACTCCAGTCGCCCGTGCACCGTACGGCCTCGATCGACTACGGGATCGTCCTCGACGGCGAGATCACGCTCATCCTCGACGACTCCGAGGTGACACTGCGCGCCGGTGACATCGTGGTGCAGCGGGGCACCGACCACGCCTGGGCCAACCGCGGGACGGTGACGGCGCGCGTCGTCTTCGTCCTCGTGGACGGCGAGTTCGAGCACGATCTCGCGGCCTCGCTGCCGGGCGGTCTCGAAGGACTCATGCACGGTGGACCGCGCGACTGACCTCCGTTCCGTCCCGGCTACGCGACGGCGTCCTCGACCTCCACCGCGACGTCGTACAGGAGCTTGCGCAGCCAGACCACGCCCGGGTCGCTCTCCCGGCGCGGGTGCCAGTGGGCGGCCTCGGTGATGTGGACCGTCTCCACCGGCGTCCTCGCCACCACCAGGTCGAGCACGTCGAGGCAGCGCCGCGCGAGCCGGGACGGCACGAAGGCGCACATGTCCGTCCCGGCGACCGCGAAAGGCAGGGGCAGCAGGCTGGTCACGCGCACCAGCACGGTGCGGTCCGCGAGGCCCAGCTTCCCGAGTTCGATCTCCAGCGGGCGCAGGTGCTCTCCGGCCGCGGCGAACTCGGCGACGGCGTGCGGCATCTCCAGCAGGTCCTCAGCGGTCAGTGCCCCGTCACGCAGCCGGGGGTGGCCTCGCGAGACCAGGCAGACCAGCTCGTCGGTGAAGACGGGCTGGACGCGTCCGGGAAACTCGTAGCCCAGCGGTGCTATGACGAGGTCCCGGCGCATGAGCTGGGCCTCGACCTGGTCGCGGCGGACATCGAGCGGGTCCAGAGCGATCGTGCAGCCCGGCGCGTGCCGCGCGAGCAGCCGGGTCAGCGGCTCGGCGAGAACGGTCATGGCGTATTCCGACATCGTCACACTGAACCGCTTCCTGCTCCTGGCGGCATCGAACGCGCGCTCGTTGCCCAGCAGTGCCTCGGCGCCTTCGAGTGCCTCGGCCACCACCGGCTGGAGCCGGGCGGCGAGCGGGGTCAACTGGAATCCCCGGCCGTCGCGGATCAGGAGGTCGTCCCCGAAATGTCTGCGCAGCCGGTTGAGCGCGCCGCTCATGGCGGGTTGGCTCATGGTCATGCGCTCGCCGGCACGCGTGAGATTGCGTTCCTCGAGCAGGGCGTGCAGGGCCGGGAGAAGGTTCGCGTCGACTTCCCGCAACCGCTCCCTCACATGATTCTCATGAACAGCCAATTACGTCATCTCCCTGTCGCGGTGACTATATGCGAATACGTTGCCCGCCCCTCCAGGAGGCGGCGGGCAGTCGGCCAGAAAGGGGCGAGCAATGGCGCTCGGCAGTACCGACCTCAACCTGCTGCTCCCATTGAAGGTGTTGCTGGAGGAAGGGAGCGTCACGCGGGCCGGCCGTCGGCTGGATGTCGGGCAGCCCGCGATGAGCGCGGCGCTGGCCCGCCTGCGCCGGCGCTTCGACGACGAACTCCTGGTCCGCAACGGCCGCGAGTACGAGCTCACGCCCCTCGCCAAGGACCTGCTGCCCGAGGTACAGCGGGCCGTGCGGCTCATCAGTTGCGCGCTGGACCTTGAGGACGAGTTCGACCCGGCCAGGAGCCGGCGCACGTTCCGTCTGACGATGAGCGACTACGCGATCGCCGTGGTGCACGAGCCGCTGGTGCGTCTGGTCGAGGCGGAGGCGCCCGGCGTGCGTCTCGACATCAGCCACCTCGAGGCCCACGCCGCCTTCTCCGACCGGATCCTGGTCGACAACGACGTGCTGATCGTGCCGACGGGCCACGGCTTTCCGGGCATGTCGCGCCCGGTGTGGACGGACCGTCTGGTCGTCATCGCCGACCGTGGCAACCCCCGGCTGAGCGACGGCTGCCTGTCCCTGGACGATCTCGCCGCACTGCCGCACGCGATCTCGTCCTACGGGCCGGGTGCCGTCACGGCGGACGAGCGGATCTTCGGCGAGCTGCGCATCGAGCGCCGGGTGGCGTTGCAGGTCCACGGCTATCTTCCGCTGCCGTTCGTGATCGAGGGGACCGAGATGGTGGCGGTCGTGCCGGAGAGGCTCGCGTGCATGCTGATACGCCCGTCCAGCCGGCTGGTCACGGTGGAGCCTCCGTTCGGGCAGGTGCTCCTGACCGAGAACTACTGGTTCGCCGAGGACCGGCTGGCCGACCCGGCGCACCGCTGGCTGTTCGGCCGCCTCGACGCCGTGCGCGACGAGCTCGCGGCCACCGGAACCGTGCGGGACGACCTCGCACAGGCCCGCGGCGCCGCCTGACCGGCGGCCGGAGCCCCCACAGTGGGCTCCGGCCGCCGTGCTACGCCTGCCAGTGGTTGGCGTTGGCCGCGCCGTCCGGGCCGGCGAGGTACCCGACGAACAGGCCGTCCGGGTCGCGTACGGCGATGATCTTCCGCAGGCGTTCCCACGACGCGTCGGAGACGAAGCGCAGCTGGCGGCGGGCGAGGTCGGAGTCGCCGAGGTACTGGCCGACGGTGACCGGCTGGAGTTCGGCCATCGCGGCCGCGAGCCACGCCTGGTTCCGCGCGTCCTCCTCCTCGTCCTCCCACAGCACGTAGCTGGCGAGGTAGATCTCGCTCTGCAGCGAGAACGCCATGTCGGGCAGTTCACGCAGCGGCGCCATGCTGAACCAGATCGTGAACGACTTCGCGGTGGGCAGGGTGGTGTAGACGCGGCGCGCGGCCCCGACGACGTCCGCGGGTGATCCGGAGATCCAGGCGTTGTCGACCGCCCAGCGGTGGCCCTCCGGGTTCGCGGCGAGCTGGTGCTCCCGCTCGCGCTCGAACGTGGTCGGTTCGTTGTCGACGACGAACAGGGCCCGCGCCAGGGCCGGGTTCGTGCGGAACGGGGCGAGCGCCCGGTCGGCCTCGTCGGCGTCGTCGACCATCGCCACGGCGGTCACCAGGAGCACGGGCTCGTCGCCGAGGTGGGGGTCGGTCTTGGTCAGGGCGACGATCTCGACCGTGTCGGCGACGGTGCCGTGGAGGGTGTGCAGCCACGTCATGACCTCGTCGAAGTCGCTCAGTCCGAAGCCCTGCACCGTGTGGGCGAGGTGGCGCGGCTCGGGCAGGGTCCGCAGGTGGAAGCGGGTGACGATGCCGGGGAAGCCGGGTCCCGCGCCGCGGGCGGCCCAGTACAGGTCACTGTGGTGCTCGGCGTCGGCACGGACCAGCTCGCCGTCGGCCGTGACGACGTCGACGGCCGTGACGTACTCCGCGGCCCAGCCCCAGCCGCGGGCGTTCCAGCCCTGGCCGCCCTGGAGCAGGAAGCCGCCGAGGCCCACGCTCGGGCAGTGGCCGCCCGGGAAGATGCGGCCGTACTCCGCGAGGTAGGGCGCCAGTTCCAGGCCGCCCCGCACGGCCGGGGTCGCCCGCACGACCTGGGTCCCGGGGTCGTACGACATCTCCTTGAAGCCGCCGAGGTCGAGCACCAGGGCGTCCTCGCGCAGCGACCACTGCGCCCAGCTGTGGCCGCCGGAGCGGACGGCCACCTGCCAGCCGCGCTCGCGGGCCAGCTGGACGCCGTTGACGATGTCGCGTTCGCCGGCGACCCGCAGGACGGCTGCCGGGACGCGTTCCGGCAGCCGCCGGTTGAAGATCCGGTCGACGGCCGCCTCGTCGAAGCCGGCGTCGCCGCGCAGCAGGAGTTCGCCGTCGAAGTGCGGCGTGGGCGCGCTCACGCCTCCTCCATCACGGCGTGCAGGGTCTCGCCCATGACCCCGCCAGGGTCGGCGCCCGGGGTGTCGGGGTGGATCTCCCACTCGGCGAGCCGGAGGCTGTTGTCGAGGACCATCCGCACCCGGGGGAAGCGGCGGGCCATGAACGCGGGCAGCACGTCGTCGGTCTTGTCGCCGCCGGCGAGCATCTCCGCCAGCACGACGGCGTCCTCGGCGCACATCGCCGCCCCTTGCGCGATCAGCGGTGGACACGCGTGGGCCGCGTCACCGATGATGATCGTACGGCCGCGGTACCACGGGGACTCGACCCGCATCGCCTCGATCCACTGGTAGTTCACTATCGCGTCGTCCGCGATGCCGTCGCGCACCTGGCCCCAGGTGCCGCCGTAGCCCTGGCCCCGCTCCTTGAGGACGGCGCCCTTCGGGCCCTCCCCGACGAACGAGCGGTCGAGGTTGCCCTCGATGAGGAAGGCGTAGCAGAGCTCGTCGGAGATCGGGGTGTAGCCGGCCTTGAACTTGGGACCGCCGTAGTACAGCTCGGAGCAGTCCATGGCCTCCGGGCGGCGGGCCACGGTGCGCCAGATGCCCATCCCGACCGGGGTCGGGAGGTCGGTGATGCCGATCATCCCGCGGACCTTGGAGCGGATGCCGTCGGCGCCCACCAGCAGGTCGACTCTCTCCCGGGTGCCGTCGGACAGCTCGACCGTGACGCCGTCGCCGGTGTCCTCGAAGTCCTCGACGGTGGTGCCCAGCCGCACGTCGACACCTGCCGCCGGCAGGTCGGCCGCGATGATGGCCGCGAGGTCGCCACGCAACGCGCCCATGGTGGGAGGTAGTTCGGCGCCGCCCATCGCCGGGGTGTCGATCTCCGTCAGGAGGGTGCCGTCGGCGTGGCGCAGGCGTACCTTGTCGAAGGCGTAGGCGTGCGCGGCGAGCCGGTCGTAGATGCCCACCGACCTGAAGGCCTTGAGGGCGTTGCCCTGCAAGGTGATGCCGTGGCCGACGCCGCCGAGGTCGGTGCGCAGGTCGACCAGTACGACCTCGACGCCCCGCTTCCTCAGGGCGAGGGCGAGCACTCCGCCCGTGATGCCGCCACCGACGATCAGGACGCGGCGAGTCTGCGAATGGGGCATGTGGGGTCCTTCCTTGACTGCGTGACGCGTCACACACTCACCCCTGTCGGCCGGGGGGAGAACCCTGCACCGACTGATACCTGGCATCGCTGCTCGAAGGCCCCCGTGAGCGTGATGCCTGCCATCGCCACCAGCGCTTATGAAGGGGATGAGAACCGGTCCTACTGTGAGGGAACTCGCGACCCACGCGAATCACTGCCCCTTCGAAGGAGTCACCCATGGCCTACGTCGTGACGGCGATCTGGACCGCGCAGCCGGGACAGGAGGATGTCGTCCGGGATGCCATCGAGAAACTCACGCCGCCCTCGCGCCAGGAGCCGGGCAACCGCTTCTACCAGGCGTACGAGAGCCCCGAAGAGCCGGGCGTCTTCCGCCTGTTCGAGATCTACGACGACGAGGCGGCGTACCAGGCGCACGGCGCGTCGGAGCACTTCGCCGAGTACGGGCACGGCCAGGCGATCCCCGTGCTGGCGAAGCGTGAGCGGGCGTTCTACGAGACGATCGGCTGAGGCTCGGTGAAGCTGGCTGCCTTCCGTCGCCGCACCGAGCCCCCCGGCGTGCGCCACGTCG
It includes:
- a CDS encoding LysR family transcriptional regulator encodes the protein MALGSTDLNLLLPLKVLLEEGSVTRAGRRLDVGQPAMSAALARLRRRFDDELLVRNGREYELTPLAKDLLPEVQRAVRLISCALDLEDEFDPARSRRTFRLTMSDYAIAVVHEPLVRLVEAEAPGVRLDISHLEAHAAFSDRILVDNDVLIVPTGHGFPGMSRPVWTDRLVVIADRGNPRLSDGCLSLDDLAALPHAISSYGPGAVTADERIFGELRIERRVALQVHGYLPLPFVIEGTEMVAVVPERLACMLIRPSSRLVTVEPPFGQVLLTENYWFAEDRLADPAHRWLFGRLDAVRDELAATGTVRDDLAQARGAA
- a CDS encoding FAD-dependent monooxygenase — translated: MPHSQTRRVLIVGGGITGGVLALALRKRGVEVVLVDLRTDLGGVGHGITLQGNALKAFRSVGIYDRLAAHAYAFDKVRLRHADGTLLTEIDTPAMGGAELPPTMGALRGDLAAIIAADLPAAGVDVRLGTTVEDFEDTGDGVTVELSDGTRERVDLLVGADGIRSKVRGMIGITDLPTPVGMGIWRTVARRPEAMDCSELYYGGPKFKAGYTPISDELCYAFLIEGNLDRSFVGEGPKGAVLKERGQGYGGTWGQVRDGIADDAIVNYQWIEAMRVESPWYRGRTIIIGDAAHACPPLIAQGAAMCAEDAVVLAEMLAGGDKTDDVLPAFMARRFPRVRMVLDNSLRLAEWEIHPDTPGADPGGVMGETLHAVMEEA
- a CDS encoding FAD-binding oxidoreductase — protein: MSAPTPHFDGELLLRGDAGFDEAAVDRIFNRRLPERVPAAVLRVAGERDIVNGVQLARERGWQVAVRSGGHSWAQWSLREDALVLDLGGFKEMSYDPGTQVVRATPAVRGGLELAPYLAEYGRIFPGGHCPSVGLGGFLLQGGQGWNARGWGWAAEYVTAVDVVTADGELVRADAEHHSDLYWAARGAGPGFPGIVTRFHLRTLPEPRHLAHTVQGFGLSDFDEVMTWLHTLHGTVADTVEIVALTKTDPHLGDEPVLLVTAVAMVDDADEADRALAPFRTNPALARALFVVDNEPTTFEREREHQLAANPEGHRWAVDNAWISGSPADVVGAARRVYTTLPTAKSFTIWFSMAPLRELPDMAFSLQSEIYLASYVLWEDEEEDARNQAWLAAAMAELQPVTVGQYLGDSDLARRQLRFVSDASWERLRKIIAVRDPDGLFVGYLAGPDGAANANHWQA
- a CDS encoding LysR family transcriptional regulator, translating into MREVDANLLPALHALLEERNLTRAGERMTMSQPAMSGALNRLRRHFGDDLLIRDGRGFQLTPLAARLQPVVAEALEGAEALLGNERAFDAARSRKRFSVTMSEYAMTVLAEPLTRLLARHAPGCTIALDPLDVRRDQVEAQLMRRDLVIAPLGYEFPGRVQPVFTDELVCLVSRGHPRLRDGALTAEDLLEMPHAVAEFAAAGEHLRPLEIELGKLGLADRTVLVRVTSLLPLPFAVAGTDMCAFVPSRLARRCLDVLDLVVARTPVETVHITEAAHWHPRRESDPGVVWLRKLLYDVAVEVEDAVA
- a CDS encoding cupin domain-containing protein, with translation MSNYTVPRRVVTGHTADGVSVVLSDAPVPVTREIPEDGVAFHEVWNTEGAPARITGVEPDEPTERPLAVPPPRHGTKIRVNEFAPGFLDEAGLQSPVHRTASIDYGIVLDGEITLILDDSEVTLRAGDIVVQRGTDHAWANRGTVTARVVFVLVDGEFEHDLAASLPGGLEGLMHGGPRD
- a CDS encoding putative quinol monooxygenase, whose translation is MAYVVTAIWTAQPGQEDVVRDAIEKLTPPSRQEPGNRFYQAYESPEEPGVFRLFEIYDDEAAYQAHGASEHFAEYGHGQAIPVLAKRERAFYETIG